A region from the Hydra vulgaris chromosome 10, alternate assembly HydraT2T_AEP genome encodes:
- the LOC136086478 gene encoding uncharacterized protein LOC136086478, with the protein MFQSLLILSFALTSAYGELPPTNYVYIDKEQLITQNNYLATLTPLKFLYEISFMFKPTGEKSAKSKSILSLVYGRDYKNPVISVSIKHASIDIETPSGELWSSNNIVFDSWSTILLKQTRHGFSAYLNKSKFKLQFRSNRFRLPWYEKEENVNIYASISDKSNIEVASGFVKEVRITNIK; encoded by the exons ATGTTTCAATCTTTGTTGATTTTATCATTTGCTTTAACAAGCGCTTACGGAGAGTTACCACCAACAA attatgtgTATATCGATAAAGAGCAACTGATTACACAAAATAACTATCTTGCAACTTTGACACCATTAAAATTTCTGTACGAAATATCTTTCATGTTTAAACCTACTGGCGAAAAATCTGCAAAAAGCAAATCAATCCTTAGTTTGGTATATGGTCGTGATTACAAAAATCCAGTAATTAGTGTATCTATTAAACATGCAAGCATTGATATAGAAACACCATCAGGTGAATTGTGGTCTTCGAATAACATTGTGTTTGATAGTTGGTCAACAATTCTATTAAAACAAACGCGGCACGGATTTTCTGCTTATTTAAACAAATCGAAATTTAAACTTCAGTTTCGAAGCAATAGATTTAGACTTCCATGGTATGAAAAGGAGGAGAACGTAAATATTTACGCATCGATTTCTGATAAATCAAATATTGAAGTAGCAAGTGGCTTCGTTAAGGAAGTAAGAATAACtaacataaaataa